A single Phragmites australis chromosome 4, lpPhrAust1.1, whole genome shotgun sequence DNA region contains:
- the LOC133916432 gene encoding probable protein phosphatase 2C 30: protein MAEICCEVAAGSGRNGDCSDAGSRAARRRRMEIRRLRVVTEKASAKRRKLEGDEKEGVRRPAPRYGVTSVCGRRRDMEDAVSARPAFLHGHHFFGVFDGHGCSHVATSCGERMHEIVAEEVTAAAGVPGSDETARWRGVMEKSYARMDAEAVGSRGNAGPVPTCQCEMQLPKCDHVGSTAVVAVVGPRHLVVANSGDSRAVLCSGGAAIPLSSDHKPERPDELERIQAAGGRVIFWHGARIFGMLAMSRAIGDNYLKPFVIPDPEVRVVERKYGEDEFLILASDGLWDVVSNEVACNVVRACLRSRAPRGEERLSPTSSPSPRQSSSGGDEEAGPGDGASSESDSEGGEDKVCAEAAFLLTKLALARQSSDNVSVVVVNLRRRPRS from the exons ATGGCGGAGATCTGCTGCGAGGTGGCGGCGGGCTCGGGTCGGAACGGTGACTGCAGCGACGCCGGTAgccgcgcggcgcggcggcggaggatggAGATCCGGCGGCTCAGGGTGGTCACCGAGAAAGCGTCCGCCAAGAGGCGGAAGCTCGAGGGTGACGAGAAGGAGGGGGTGAGGCGGCCGGCGCCGAGGTACGGCGTGACATCCGTGTGCGGCCGGCGGAGGGACATGGAGGACGCGGTATCCGCCCGCCCGGCGTTCCTCCACGGCCACCACTTCTTCGGAGTGTTCGACGGCCACGGCTGCTCGCAT GTGGCGACGTCGTGCGGGGAGCGGATGCACGAGATCGTGGCCGAGGAGgtgaccgccgccgccggcgtgcCGGGTTCGGACGAGACGGCACGGTGGAGGGGCGTCATGGAGAAGAGCTACGCGCGGATGGACGCCGAGGCCGTCGGCTCTAGGGGAAACGCGGGCCCGGTGCCCACCTGCCAGTGCGAGATGCAGCTGCCCAAGTGCGACCACGTGGGCTCCACGGCCGTCGTCGCCGTGGTGGGGCCTCGCCATCTTGTCGTCGCCAACAGCGGCGACTCCCGCGCGGTCCTCTGCAGCGGTGGCGCCGCCATCCCGCTCTCATCTGACCACAAG CCGGAACGTCCCGACGAGCTAGAACGGATCCAAGCGGCGGGCGGCCGCGTTATCTTCTGGCACGGCGCCCGCATCTTCGGCATGCTCGCCATGTCCCGAGCCATTGGTGACAACTACCTGAAGCCGTTCGTGATACCTGACCCGGAGGTgagggtggtggagaggaagtaCGGCGAGGACGAGTTTCTCATCCTGGCCAGCGACGGCCTGTGGGACGTGGTGAGCAACGAGGTGGCGTGCAACGTCGTGCGCGCCTGCCTCCGGAGCAGAGCACCGCGCGGCGAGGAGCGGTTGAGCCCGACCTCCAGCCCGAGCCCCAGGCagagcagcagcggcggcgacgaggaggcaGGGCCCGGCGACGGCGCTAGCTCCGAGAGCGACAGCGAGGGCGGCGAGGACAAGGTGTGCGCCGAGGCGGCCTTCCTGCTGACCAAGCTGGCGCTGGCGAGGCAGAGCTCGGACAACGTcagcgtcgtcgtcgtcaatCTCAGGCGGCGCCCAAGGTCGTGA
- the LOC133914779 gene encoding uncharacterized protein LOC133914779 has product MKAASGSSATGNDVEELPLVDCPDCGKHVIKLRSKQAATYGRVFYKCEENVKDDPLTCGFYKWENEYRSWLRRKRLLEDVAVPCSSDDKFHSGHNGEVKQQILELKHEIAHLTNEIRELKQQIVSLRIMLCIGKKGVVIDSAL; this is encoded by the exons ATGAAGGCGGCGTCGGGGTCAAGCGCAACCGGCAACGATGTGGAGGAGCTCCCCCTTGTTGATTGCCCAGATTGTGGGAAACATGTGATTAAGCTACGAAGCAAGCAAGCGGCGACATATGGCAGAGTGTTCTACAAGTGTGAGGAGAATGTGAAG GATGATCCATTGACTTGTGGATTCTACAAATGGGAGAACGAGTACAGGTCGTGGCTGCGGCGTAAACGTTTGCTGGAAGATGTTGCCGTGCCCTGCTCTTCTGACGACAAGTTCCACAGTGGTCACAATGGAGAAGTGAAGCAACAAATTTTGGAATTGAAGCATGAGATTGCCCATCTGACAAATGAAATCAGGGAGTTGAAGCAGCAAATTGTGTCGTTGAGGATAATGTTGTGCATAGGGAAGAAAGGAGTTGTTATTGACAGT GCATTATGA